A portion of the Luxibacter massiliensis genome contains these proteins:
- a CDS encoding Na+/H+ antiporter NhaC family protein, which yields MKQDNIDVRQAQGRAWALLPIAVFLVIFLGSGIVAGDFYAMPAIVGFLIALFVAFLQNRKLSFADKLKIIAGGVGDENIVTMSLIFLCAGGFSGAVTAAGGVESTVNLGLSVLPAQVAVVGLFVIGCFISVSMGTSMGTIAALAPIAVGIHEKTGFSLAICIGAVVCGAMFGDNLSMISDTTIAAVKTQGCEMKDKFKANFLIVLPAAVITIVIFWLITRNAEFTLSSAMDYSLWKVLPYILVLIGALVGINVFLVLIGGTAVSLAVGVAAGSIAPMDIFAVVGDGVTSMYDITVISIVVACIVALVKEYGGILFILNLIKSRIKGRKGGEVGIALLALFVDLCTANNTVAIVMAGPIAKEISDEFDISPKRSASLLDIFTSVGQGMIPYGAQLLSAASLTGLTPFHIMPYLFYPVLMAVSGILFILFRKQN from the coding sequence ATGAAACAGGACAATATAGATGTTAGGCAGGCACAGGGCCGGGCATGGGCCCTGCTCCCAATTGCAGTGTTTCTTGTTATTTTTCTGGGATCCGGGATTGTGGCAGGGGATTTTTATGCAATGCCCGCAATCGTAGGGTTTTTAATTGCCCTATTCGTGGCGTTTTTACAGAATAGGAAGTTGAGTTTTGCGGATAAACTGAAGATTATAGCCGGCGGGGTGGGAGATGAGAATATTGTGACTATGAGCCTTATTTTCCTGTGTGCCGGCGGGTTTTCAGGTGCAGTGACAGCAGCCGGGGGCGTAGAGAGCACAGTGAACTTAGGCCTGTCTGTCCTGCCCGCACAGGTTGCTGTTGTAGGTTTATTCGTCATAGGCTGCTTTATTTCTGTTTCTATGGGGACGTCCATGGGGACAATTGCCGCCCTGGCGCCCATTGCCGTTGGGATTCATGAAAAGACAGGCTTTTCCCTGGCAATTTGTATCGGGGCAGTGGTCTGCGGGGCCATGTTTGGAGATAACCTTTCCATGATTTCTGACACCACGATAGCGGCAGTCAAGACCCAGGGGTGTGAGATGAAGGACAAGTTTAAGGCTAATTTCCTGATCGTGCTTCCGGCGGCGGTCATTACAATCGTGATTTTCTGGCTTATAACCCGCAATGCAGAGTTTACGCTGTCCTCGGCCATGGATTATAGCCTGTGGAAGGTGCTGCCCTATATACTTGTCCTAATCGGTGCGCTGGTGGGGATCAATGTATTCCTTGTTCTTATAGGCGGAACAGCCGTATCCCTGGCAGTCGGCGTGGCAGCGGGGAGCATTGCGCCTATGGATATTTTTGCCGTGGTAGGGGACGGTGTGACATCTATGTATGATATCACTGTAATTTCCATTGTGGTGGCCTGTATTGTGGCCCTGGTAAAAGAGTACGGAGGGATTCTGTTCATACTGAACCTGATAAAAAGCAGGATTAAAGGCAGGAAAGGCGGGGAGGTGGGAATCGCCCTGCTGGCCTTATTTGTAGATTTGTGTACCGCAAATAATACGGTAGCCATCGTGATGGCCGGCCCTATCGCAAAAGAAATCAGCGATGAATTTGACATTAGCCCGAAGCGTTCCGCCTCCTTGCTTGATATTTTTACCTCTGTGGGGCAGGGGATGATCCCCTATGGTGCGCAGCTTCTATCAGCGGCCAGCCTGACAGGGCTGACTCCTTTCCATATCATGCCATATTTATTTTATCCGGTATTGATGGCAGTGAGTGGGATTCTGTTTATTCTGTTCCGCAAACAAAATTGA
- a CDS encoding nitroreductase, protein MAKNQELLELMQTRRSIRNFKPDMISKEVLDQIIAAGISAPSARNRQSAVIIAVTDKETIDRLSRLNAEIMGVESDPFYGAPTVLIVLADKNVGTYVYDGSLVMENLMLAAHALGVGSCWIHRAKEEFERPEGKEILKSLGIEGEYEGIGHCVLGYVDGDYPSAPPKKKDRVYYIG, encoded by the coding sequence ATGGCCAAAAATCAAGAATTACTGGAACTTATGCAAACCAGGAGAAGTATACGGAATTTTAAGCCGGACATGATATCAAAAGAAGTACTGGATCAGATTATCGCTGCGGGGATATCTGCACCTTCTGCCAGGAACAGGCAGTCTGCCGTTATTATTGCAGTCACGGATAAAGAAACCATAGACCGGCTGTCCAGGCTAAATGCGGAAATCATGGGTGTAGAGAGCGACCCATTTTATGGCGCCCCGACAGTCCTAATAGTGCTGGCCGATAAAAATGTGGGCACATATGTATATGACGGAAGCCTTGTCATGGAAAACCTGATGCTGGCAGCACATGCCCTGGGGGTGGGGAGCTGCTGGATTCATAGGGCGAAGGAAGAATTTGAACGCCCAGAAGGAAAGGAAATATTAAAATCACTGGGGATTGAGGGTGAGTATGAGGGGATCGGCCACTGTGTACTTGGATATGTAGATGGCGATTACCCGTCTGCCCCTCCGAAAAAGAAGGATAGGGTATATTACATCGGCTAA
- the pheS gene encoding phenylalanine--tRNA ligase subunit alpha, with the protein MKERLEQIKSEAIAQIKSADIPEKLNDVRVRFLGKKGELTAVLKGMKDVPPEDRPKVGQLVNEARAAIEAVLEESKARMERVLREEKLKGEVIDVTLPSKKNKVGHRHPNTIALEEVERIFVGMGYEVVEGPEVEYDLYNFEKLNIPADHPAKDEQDTFYINKEIVLRTQTSPVQARVMEQGKLPIRMIAPGRVFRSDEVDATHSPSFHQIEGLVIDKHISFADLKGTLEVFAKELFGPDTKTKFRPHHFPFTEPSAEVDVSCFKCGGKGCRFCKGSGWIEILGCGMVHPHVLEMCGIDPEEYSGFAFGVGLERIALLKYEIDDMRLLYENDIRFLKQF; encoded by the coding sequence ATGAAAGAGAGATTGGAGCAGATTAAGTCGGAAGCTATCGCGCAGATTAAGTCGGCGGATATCCCAGAGAAGCTGAATGATGTGCGTGTCAGGTTTCTTGGCAAGAAGGGGGAACTGACCGCAGTCCTGAAGGGGATGAAGGATGTGCCGCCTGAGGACCGGCCGAAAGTAGGTCAGCTTGTGAATGAGGCCAGGGCAGCCATCGAAGCCGTCCTTGAGGAGTCTAAGGCCAGGATGGAGCGAGTTCTGAGGGAGGAGAAACTCAAGGGGGAAGTGATCGATGTGACACTGCCGTCTAAGAAAAATAAAGTGGGGCACAGACATCCCAATACAATTGCTTTAGAAGAGGTGGAGAGGATTTTTGTGGGCATGGGATATGAGGTGGTGGAAGGCCCGGAAGTGGAGTATGACCTGTATAATTTTGAGAAGCTGAACATACCTGCTGACCACCCGGCAAAGGATGAGCAGGATACGTTTTATATCAATAAAGAGATCGTCCTCAGGACGCAGACATCTCCGGTGCAGGCCCGCGTGATGGAGCAAGGAAAGCTTCCCATCCGTATGATAGCGCCAGGAAGGGTATTCCGCTCAGACGAAGTAGATGCGACACATTCTCCATCCTTCCATCAGATTGAGGGCCTGGTGATTGACAAACATATATCTTTTGCCGATTTGAAGGGCACACTGGAGGTGTTCGCCAAAGAGCTGTTTGGGCCGGATACGAAGACGAAATTCCGTCCCCATCATTTCCCTTTTACAGAGCCAAGTGCGGAGGTGGATGTAAGCTGCTTTAAATGTGGCGGGAAAGGCTGCCGTTTCTGTAAAGGTTCAGGATGGATTGAAATTCTAGGCTGCGGCATGGTGCACCCTCATGTGCTGGAAATGTGCGGGATTGACCCAGAAGAATATTCTGGGTTTGCATTTGGGGTAGGCTTGGAGCGAATTGCTCTTTTGAAATATGAGATCGACGATATGAGGCTGCTTTATGAGAACGATATCCGATTCTTAAAACAGTTCTGA
- a CDS encoding YihY/virulence factor BrkB family protein — MIENIKRAVKKITGFTSTVGSHHTGAYAAQAAYFFVLSLIPIILLLLTMVQFTPVTQQDVMSAVTQIFPRTVEGLIVSIVDQVYAQSSGIIPVTIMIAVWSAGKGVLSMTSGLNCIYDNTETRNYIYLRVRASFYTVIFILAIVLSLTLSVFGNSISVMVYRHAPILTPIMDFIIQIRTLVTMAVLTLFWDLVYKFLPNRTNLSKTTMKQQLPGAVFTSCAWLLISFVFSVYLDIFTGFSSMYGSLTTIILVMLWLYFCMYVILLGGELNALLEGYGSRGKRQ; from the coding sequence ATGATAGAAAATATCAAAAGAGCAGTTAAAAAAATTACAGGGTTTACTTCCACGGTAGGTTCGCACCATACAGGAGCTTATGCCGCACAGGCAGCATACTTTTTTGTGCTGTCCCTGATCCCGATTATTTTGCTGCTTTTAACGATGGTCCAGTTTACCCCCGTGACACAGCAGGATGTTATGTCGGCTGTCACACAAATATTTCCCAGGACAGTGGAAGGGCTGATAGTCTCCATAGTAGACCAGGTATACGCACAGTCCAGCGGCATTATTCCAGTGACCATTATGATTGCTGTGTGGTCTGCGGGAAAGGGAGTTCTTTCTATGACTTCAGGGTTAAACTGTATTTATGACAATACAGAGACACGTAATTATATTTATCTGAGAGTACGCGCTTCGTTTTATACGGTGATTTTTATATTGGCAATCGTGCTGTCCCTGACTCTGTCCGTATTCGGCAACAGTATTAGCGTGATGGTTTACAGGCATGCCCCTATACTGACCCCGATTATGGATTTTATTATACAGATCCGGACGCTGGTGACAATGGCGGTATTGACATTATTCTGGGATTTGGTTTATAAGTTTTTGCCAAACCGTACGAACTTATCTAAAACAACTATGAAGCAGCAGCTTCCAGGGGCAGTATTTACTTCCTGTGCGTGGCTTTTGATATCTTTTGTTTTTTCCGTCTACCTGGATATATTTACGGGATTTTCCAGCATGTACGGAAGCCTGACAACCATCATACTTGTCATGCTGTGGCTGTATTTCTGCATGTATGTTATTCTGCTGGGCGGCGAACTCAATGCACTGCTGGAGGGATATGGAAGCAGGGGCAAAAGACAGTAA
- a CDS encoding TrmB family transcriptional regulator — MLLEDTIFLLRKIGLTDAEAKVYLTLLKKGSASGYEASKYSAVPRSKIYNILESLVIKGFILYSEGDTSNRYAAVPIEEISSRVLDETEATLGTLNKNLYNYRAETDLEEFWHIKEHDNVFAKCRNILKNTKSELLLQIWAEDLPKVLMEIHSLEARGVPMGIVYFGEEGDIPLRHYCRHGMLDEKRQEMGGRFLTLVSDGREVVFGQIINDSVSEVIWTRSRPMVAMAAECVRHDIYFYKNAEMFGAQMQKELGEDFHKIREIFRKREGM, encoded by the coding sequence ATGCTATTAGAAGATACAATTTTTTTACTAAGGAAAATAGGACTTACGGACGCCGAGGCCAAAGTATACCTGACCCTTCTGAAAAAGGGAAGTGCTTCTGGCTATGAGGCCAGCAAATATTCAGCTGTCCCCCGGTCAAAAATTTACAATATCCTGGAATCTCTTGTCATAAAAGGATTTATATTGTATTCTGAGGGGGATACTTCGAACCGCTATGCTGCAGTGCCTATAGAAGAAATTTCCAGCCGGGTCCTGGATGAGACAGAGGCTACTCTCGGCACGCTGAATAAAAATCTGTATAATTATAGGGCTGAGACAGACTTGGAAGAATTTTGGCATATCAAGGAGCATGACAATGTTTTTGCCAAATGCCGGAATATCCTTAAGAATACAAAATCAGAGCTGCTGCTGCAGATATGGGCAGAGGATTTGCCAAAGGTGCTCATGGAGATACATAGCCTGGAGGCCCGGGGCGTCCCTATGGGCATTGTCTACTTCGGTGAAGAGGGGGATATTCCCCTCCGGCATTACTGCCGCCATGGTATGCTGGATGAGAAGCGGCAGGAGATGGGAGGGCGTTTCCTGACCCTGGTTTCTGACGGCCGGGAAGTGGTTTTTGGGCAGATTATTAATGATTCTGTCTCCGAGGTGATCTGGACCAGATCCAGGCCCATGGTGGCTATGGCGGCCGAGTGTGTACGGCATGACATATATTTCTATAAAAATGCAGAGATGTTTGGGGCACAGATGCAAAAGGAGCTGGGCGAAGATTTTCATAAGATACGTGAAATATTTAGGAAGAGAGAGGGTATGTGA
- a CDS encoding EFR1 family ferrodoxin (N-terminal region resembles flavodoxins. C-terminal ferrodoxin region binds two 4Fe-4S clusters.), which yields MKMNELKLVYFSPTGTTRKVVMEAARNIDLKSISYDLTIHKEKKPALQFKKNDFVVFGIPVYSGRVPQTFLEYFETLKGDNTPAALIATYGCREYEDALLELKTEVEKRGFKVIGAAAFPVEHSIVRSIGLGRPNKADLKQISDFGVQLNRRLKADSFDSFDIQVPGRVPYRKYSRVPLHPKTDVKLCTECGACARSCPARAIPLDNPKKTLSKQCISCLKCVRLCRQKARYTSNIKMNFARRKLLKVCQSDKSAEIFL from the coding sequence ATGAAAATGAATGAGTTAAAACTTGTCTATTTCAGTCCCACAGGAACTACCAGGAAAGTTGTTATGGAGGCTGCCCGGAATATCGACTTGAAATCTATCTCTTATGACCTTACTATCCACAAAGAGAAAAAACCGGCCCTCCAGTTCAAAAAAAATGACTTTGTAGTTTTTGGCATCCCGGTATACAGCGGCCGTGTACCCCAGACATTTTTGGAGTATTTCGAGACGCTAAAAGGGGACAATACTCCTGCTGCCCTGATCGCCACTTACGGATGCCGGGAATATGAGGATGCCCTTCTGGAATTAAAAACCGAAGTGGAAAAGCGGGGATTCAAAGTAATCGGGGCTGCCGCCTTTCCTGTGGAGCATTCCATTGTACGCTCCATAGGCCTTGGTCGCCCCAACAAAGCTGACCTTAAGCAGATTTCCGATTTTGGCGTTCAGCTTAACCGGCGCTTAAAAGCAGATTCCTTTGATTCCTTTGATATTCAGGTCCCCGGCAGGGTTCCTTACAGGAAATACAGCCGGGTGCCTCTTCATCCCAAAACAGATGTGAAACTCTGTACCGAATGCGGCGCCTGTGCAAGGTCCTGCCCGGCCAGGGCAATCCCCCTGGACAACCCTAAAAAAACGCTGTCAAAGCAGTGTATCTCCTGCCTGAAATGCGTCCGTCTCTGCCGTCAGAAAGCAAGATACACCAGCAATATAAAAATGAATTTTGCCCGGAGAAAGCTGTTAAAAGTCTGTCAAAGCGATAAATCCGCAGAGATATTTCTATAA
- the thrC gene encoding threonine synthase — protein sequence MDLLYRSTRNAEKTVTASQAILKGLAEDGGLFVPAYIPKLDVAMDELKDMTYQETAYVVMKQFLPDFTEEELKECIEKAYDDKFDTELIAPLVKVGDTYHLELFHGATIAFKDMALSILPHLLTTAARKNNVTKEIVILTATSGDTGKAALAGFADVLGTKIIVFYPKDGVSKVQELQMVTQKGKNTFVVAIHGNFDNAQSGVKALFEDQALKSALNEAGYQFSSANSINIGRLVPQVVYYVYAYAKLLQNGEIEKNERIHVTVPTGNFGNILAAYYAKQMGVPIDRLICASNENKVLYDFFRTGKYDRNRDFVLTSSPSMDILISSNLERLIYTIAGQDAEANAQLMEQLAREGEYEITPQMRERLQDFTGGYATEEETRQTIRDTYRSTGYVMDTHTAVAAHVCRDYREKTGDTTKVLIASTASPYKFVGSVMAAIGDSDGCGDELSMIGELERLSKVEVPKAIREIQDAEILHTRECDVDKMKDAVKEILKVEV from the coding sequence ATGGATCTATTATACAGAAGCACCAGGAATGCAGAGAAAACAGTTACAGCCTCGCAGGCCATTCTGAAAGGACTTGCAGAAGATGGCGGGTTGTTTGTGCCTGCTTACATTCCAAAACTGGATGTGGCAATGGACGAATTAAAGGATATGACATATCAGGAAACAGCTTATGTGGTCATGAAGCAGTTCCTGCCTGATTTTACAGAGGAGGAGCTCAAAGAATGTATTGAAAAAGCATACGATGACAAATTTGATACGGAACTGATTGCCCCTCTGGTAAAGGTGGGGGATACCTATCATCTTGAGCTGTTCCACGGCGCCACAATTGCTTTTAAAGATATGGCACTTTCTATCCTCCCCCATCTGCTTACAACTGCAGCGCGGAAAAATAATGTGACAAAGGAGATTGTGATTCTGACTGCCACCTCGGGTGACACAGGGAAAGCCGCCCTGGCTGGGTTTGCCGATGTTTTGGGTACAAAAATCATTGTATTTTACCCGAAAGATGGGGTGAGCAAAGTCCAGGAACTGCAGATGGTAACACAGAAGGGCAAAAATACCTTTGTAGTTGCAATCCATGGGAATTTTGACAATGCGCAGAGCGGAGTGAAGGCATTGTTTGAGGATCAGGCGCTAAAAAGTGCCCTTAATGAGGCTGGATATCAGTTTTCTTCCGCTAATTCTATCAACATCGGGCGCCTAGTCCCCCAGGTTGTGTATTATGTATATGCATATGCAAAACTTCTCCAAAATGGGGAAATTGAAAAAAATGAGAGGATCCATGTGACAGTTCCAACCGGGAATTTTGGGAACATATTAGCTGCTTATTATGCAAAACAGATGGGAGTGCCTATTGACAGATTAATCTGTGCTTCCAATGAAAATAAAGTACTGTATGATTTCTTCAGGACAGGCAAATATGACCGGAACCGTGACTTTGTACTGACCTCCTCCCCCTCTATGGATATTTTGATTTCCAGTAACCTAGAGCGCCTGATTTATACAATCGCGGGCCAGGACGCAGAGGCCAATGCCCAGCTGATGGAACAGCTTGCGCGGGAGGGAGAATACGAAATTACGCCGCAGATGCGGGAAAGGCTGCAAGATTTTACCGGAGGCTATGCAACGGAGGAGGAGACAAGGCAGACAATCCGGGATACATACCGTTCCACCGGGTATGTGATGGACACCCATACAGCAGTTGCCGCCCATGTATGCAGGGATTACAGGGAAAAGACCGGGGATACTACCAAAGTCCTGATTGCTTCCACTGCAAGTCCGTATAAATTTGTGGGGAGTGTAATGGCTGCGATCGGGGATTCAGATGGTTGCGGCGATGAGCTTTCCATGATTGGAGAGCTGGAAAGGCTGTCTAAAGTAGAGGTGCCCAAAGCGATCCGGGAAATTCAGGATGCAGAGATTCTGCATACAAGGGAATGTGATGTGGATAAGATGAAGGACGCCGTAAAAGAAATTTTGAAAGTGGAGGTGTAG